A genomic segment from Neobacillus sp. YX16 encodes:
- a CDS encoding metal ABC transporter ATP-binding protein: MNPALSVKSLFVSYHGNEAVKNVSFSIEPGKLVGIIGPNGAGKSTLLKALLNLIPKDKGEVQIYGKSFNELRKSVAYVPQRSNIDWDFPITVLDTVLLGTYPKLGLFKRPKKAEKEWALQCLQRVGIAEFSKRQIGELSGGQQQRVFLARALAQESEMLFLDEPFVGIDVSSEETIITILKELKNSGKTILVVHHDLSKVSDYFDQLVLLNKELIGFGDINQVLNAEVLAKAYSGQFSFLDRLGVKV; the protein is encoded by the coding sequence ATGAATCCAGCGCTTTCAGTGAAAAGTTTGTTTGTGTCCTACCATGGTAATGAAGCGGTGAAAAATGTTAGTTTTTCAATAGAACCAGGTAAATTAGTTGGGATTATTGGTCCAAATGGAGCTGGGAAATCAACGCTATTAAAGGCATTGTTAAACCTTATCCCGAAAGATAAAGGCGAAGTTCAAATATACGGAAAAAGTTTTAATGAGCTAAGAAAATCCGTTGCCTATGTCCCGCAAAGGAGCAATATTGACTGGGATTTTCCAATCACTGTTTTAGATACTGTCTTACTCGGAACGTATCCAAAACTAGGTTTATTCAAAAGACCAAAAAAGGCAGAAAAAGAATGGGCGCTACAATGTTTACAAAGGGTTGGTATTGCAGAATTTAGTAAGCGTCAAATTGGAGAACTTTCAGGGGGACAGCAACAACGAGTTTTTTTAGCAAGGGCACTTGCTCAAGAATCTGAAATGCTCTTTCTGGATGAGCCTTTTGTTGGTATAGACGTATCAAGTGAAGAAACCATTATTACTATATTGAAAGAATTAAAGAATAGTGGCAAAACGATTCTTGTTGTTCATCATGATCTAAGTAAAGTCAGTGATTATTTTGACCAACTTGTTCTGTTAAATAAAGAACTTATTGGTTTTGGAGATATAAATCAGGTTTTAAATGCGGAAGTTTTGGCTAAAGCGTATTCTGGACAGTTTTCGTTTCTTGATAGATTGGGGGTGAAGGTATAA